One genomic segment of Aquipluma nitroreducens includes these proteins:
- a CDS encoding relaxase/mobilization nuclease domain-containing protein: MVTVIKSGHSIHRIFNYNENKVKVGMAECIGVGNYPVDHDKMSLTMKMNRLLKQLELNENVTRNSVHISLNFHPSESHFSKEKLMAIVETYMDKIGFGKQPYLVYQHHDAGHPHIHLVTTNIEADGKRIDLHHLGIRKSEPARKIIEKEFGLINAESQRKQEQYLLKPVSLAKVLYGKSQTKMAIQNVLESVLSQYRYTNLPELNAVLKQYNVMAERGGENSRVYQHNGLLYRILDADGNPIGVPIKASTFYNQPTLKFLEEKFKENESKRMPHKARIKNAIDMILTREKVTLHKLIKALEKQGIHVAQRKSNTGLIYGITYVDHQTKCVFNGSALGKQYSAKAIQERCQQKAVPEQKLPSYSAQEPIGLQLQANAAEAETKAHPNAMQIAAPFKEIENLLDNLMQAEQTSNYLPYQLKRKRKKRRRKNLNNNQ, from the coding sequence ATGGTTACAGTAATCAAATCGGGACACTCCATTCACCGTATTTTCAATTACAATGAGAACAAGGTGAAGGTCGGTATGGCGGAGTGCATCGGGGTAGGAAATTATCCGGTTGATCATGATAAAATGAGCCTTACTATGAAGATGAACCGTCTTTTGAAACAGTTGGAACTGAACGAAAATGTGACACGAAACAGTGTTCATATTTCCCTGAATTTTCATCCTTCCGAAAGTCATTTCTCGAAGGAAAAGTTAATGGCTATCGTAGAGACTTACATGGATAAAATCGGCTTCGGAAAACAGCCTTATCTGGTCTATCAACATCACGATGCAGGGCATCCACATATTCATTTGGTGACCACAAATATTGAGGCAGATGGCAAGCGGATTGACTTGCATCATCTGGGTATTCGAAAGTCGGAACCAGCGCGGAAAATCATTGAAAAAGAGTTCGGCCTGATTAATGCTGAATCACAAAGAAAGCAGGAACAATATCTGCTAAAGCCGGTATCACTTGCTAAGGTGTTGTATGGTAAGTCCCAGACCAAAATGGCCATACAAAATGTATTGGAATCGGTGTTAAGCCAGTACCGTTATACCAACCTTCCGGAGCTAAATGCTGTGCTCAAACAATACAATGTAATGGCTGAACGAGGTGGTGAAAATTCGAGAGTATACCAGCACAACGGTTTGCTCTACCGGATACTGGATGCTGACGGAAATCCCATTGGCGTGCCAATCAAGGCAAGTACGTTTTACAACCAACCAACCCTTAAATTTTTGGAAGAGAAGTTTAAGGAAAATGAATCGAAGAGGATGCCACACAAAGCACGGATTAAGAATGCCATTGATATGATATTAACGAGGGAAAAGGTAACTCTTCATAAATTGATAAAGGCATTGGAAAAACAGGGTATTCATGTCGCCCAGCGCAAAAGTAATACAGGTTTGATTTATGGAATTACATACGTTGATCACCAGACTAAATGCGTATTCAACGGGAGTGCGTTAGGGAAACAGTATAGTGCAAAAGCCATTCAGGAACGTTGCCAGCAAAAAGCAGTTCCTGAGCAGAAGTTGCCTTCGTATTCAGCTCAGGAACCTATTGGGTTACAGCTTCAGGCTAACGCCGCTGAGGCAGAAACCAAGGCACATCCAAATGCCATGCAGATTGCTGCACCTTTCAAAGAAATTGAAAATTTATTGGATAACTTGATGCAAGCGGAGCAGACATCAAATTACCTGCCTTACCAATTAAAAAGGAAAAGGAAAAAGAGGAGGAGGAAAAATCTGAATAACAATCAATAG
- a CDS encoding T9SS type A sorting domain-containing protein has product MASIKCVSPQKRINAPNSQNTVVRPYSSSCGWGTQGSASVIISSSVIPSVSIIATPASIITLGQLVAFTTNPVNGGTTPSFQWSINGVIVGNSSPNYSTSTLLDGQIVSCHLTSNNPCANPLTAVSNSIIMKVGFPVNSEVIYMSDLIKVYPNPTSGIITIEGLPETKKSTIAIYSDNGKLIMKKSTIAIYSDNGKLIMKKSTYSKQEEVDISKQVSGHYLLIINKQSVKIIKK; this is encoded by the coding sequence ATGGCGTCGATCAAATGTGTCAGTCCACAGAAAAGGATAAATGCCCCAAATAGCCAAAATACTGTTGTTAGGCCATACAGCAGTAGTTGTGGTTGGGGAACTCAGGGAAGTGCATCGGTAATCATTAGTTCATCTGTTATACCAAGTGTTAGTATTATTGCAACACCAGCTTCAATAATTACCTTGGGGCAGTTAGTTGCATTTACAACCAATCCGGTAAATGGTGGTACAACACCAAGTTTTCAATGGAGCATAAACGGCGTTATTGTTGGAAATAGTAGCCCAAATTATTCCACATCAACATTATTGGATGGACAAATCGTATCGTGTCATCTAACATCCAATAATCCTTGTGCCAATCCATTAACTGCTGTTTCTAATTCTATCATAATGAAGGTAGGGTTCCCGGTTAATAGTGAAGTTATCTACATGAGTGATTTGATAAAAGTTTACCCAAATCCCACAAGCGGAATTATTACGATTGAAGGATTACCTGAAACTAAAAAGTCAACTATTGCTATATATTCTGATAATGGTAAACTAATTATGAAAAAGTCAACTATTGCTATATATTCTGATAATGGTAAACTAATTATGAAAAAATCGACGTATTCAAAGCAGGAAGAAGTTGACATTAGCAAGCAAGTTTCCGGACATTATCTCTTAATTATAAACAAACAATCGGTAAAGATAATCAAGAAATAG
- a CDS encoding CsbD family protein: MNTTEFNGNWEKQKAKLKQRFAMLTDNDLLLLEGKKEEMLGRIQIKLGKTKGELQRIISEL; the protein is encoded by the coding sequence ATGAATACGACAGAATTTAACGGAAATTGGGAGAAACAAAAAGCTAAGCTAAAACAAAGGTTTGCTATGTTAACCGACAATGATTTATTGCTTCTTGAAGGGAAAAAAGAAGAAATGCTAGGAAGAATTCAGATAAAACTTGGAAAAACAAAAGGAGAATTACAGAGGATTATTTCAGAGTTATAA
- a CDS encoding thrombospondin type 3 repeat-containing protein, whose translation MKKLLLLALIVAFTANLYAQTSDKKWGVGLGVGAYGTLNNGEIGLMPELYLGRYLSQRFDLMLKGDMGIFRTRMENNLDLANAFLNLRLKLSDESKNLRPYLFAGPGYLHDNSTSAVNFDLGLGAKYYMSQNTAFYMEAGYIRGIESTTYDGITGRENLWKATIGLEFDLGKTKDSDMDGVSDKKDNCPNTPSGVAVDANGCPIDTDGDGVADYIDDCPTVAGLTSLKGCPDADGDGVADKDDKCPDTPKGWKVDATGCPLDQDKDGVADAIDKCPDTPDGIDIDKDGCPVDTDGDGVADYLDKCPTVAGTKENNGCPVIEEAETETTSPEMTVEPVYFDYDKSNYISGEKKKIDKLVKILKADNNLKVNLTGNADNKGTAEYNMTLTEKRIDSVVKTIKSDGIPESRISKEKALGETKPVANNDTDEGRALNRRVTFEIIKVK comes from the coding sequence ATGAAAAAATTACTTTTACTTGCGTTAATAGTGGCTTTTACTGCTAATCTGTATGCTCAAACATCCGACAAAAAATGGGGAGTTGGTTTGGGAGTTGGTGCTTACGGCACATTAAATAATGGCGAAATCGGCTTAATGCCCGAATTGTATCTTGGAAGATATCTAAGTCAACGATTTGACCTGATGTTAAAAGGTGATATGGGCATTTTTCGTACCAGAATGGAAAATAATCTTGATTTGGCAAATGCATTTCTGAATCTAAGATTAAAACTGTCCGATGAAAGCAAAAATTTACGTCCTTACCTTTTTGCCGGGCCGGGCTATTTGCATGACAATTCTACATCTGCAGTTAACTTTGATCTGGGTCTGGGGGCAAAATACTATATGAGCCAGAATACTGCTTTTTATATGGAAGCAGGATATATCAGAGGTATTGAGTCAACTACCTATGATGGTATAACAGGAAGAGAAAATCTTTGGAAAGCCACCATTGGATTGGAATTTGATCTGGGTAAAACCAAAGATTCTGACATGGATGGTGTTTCAGACAAGAAAGACAACTGTCCCAACACTCCTTCCGGAGTTGCAGTTGATGCTAATGGTTGTCCGATTGATACCGATGGAGATGGTGTAGCCGATTACATCGACGATTGCCCAACAGTTGCCGGACTAACTTCGTTAAAAGGATGTCCTGATGCTGACGGTGATGGTGTTGCTGATAAAGACGACAAATGCCCCGACACTCCCAAAGGATGGAAAGTAGATGCTACCGGATGCCCGCTTGATCAGGATAAAGACGGAGTTGCCGATGCTATTGACAAATGTCCTGATACCCCTGATGGAATTGATATTGACAAAGACGGTTGCCCGGTTGATACCGATGGTGATGGTGTTGCCGATTACCTGGACAAATGCCCAACTGTTGCAGGAACCAAAGAAAATAATGGTTGTCCGGTAATTGAAGAAGCTGAAACTGAAACTACATCTCCTGAAATGACAGTAGAACCTGTTTATTTTGACTATGATAAGTCGAATTATATTTCAGGAGAAAAGAAAAAAATAGACAAACTGGTTAAGATTTTGAAAGCAGATAACAACTTGAAAGTTAATTTAACCGGGAATGCCGACAATAAAGGTACAGCCGAATACAATATGACCCTGACTGAAAAAAGAATCGATTCTGTTGTAAAGACAATTAAATCAGATGGAATCCCGGAGAGTCGCATTTCGAAAGAAAAAGCACTTGGAGAAACAAAACCTGTCGCTAATAACGACACGGACGAAGGTCGTGCGTTGAATCGCAGAGTTACGTTTGAAATAATCAAGGTAAAATAA
- a CDS encoding OmpA/MotB family protein, translating to MKKTVQFMAFLSLIFGVTLTSCGPGKKLVSSRVKVENLQIDSVNTHNQLDKCNTLVKNLNDDKTSLLNDKTSLQNENMSVAYDLKELSTQSKMTIADQARRLKSLQLIIQAQKDVMSKLKNSIADALMNYQTDELSIYIKDGSVYVSLQEKLLFKSGSDVVDPKGKEALKSLAQVLKNTNDISVLIEGHTDNIPIKTKLFQDNWDLSTARATSIVRILTTDNGFDPNRITASGKSEFHPVKANDTVEGRAGNRRTEVILSPDLKELNKLLDQ from the coding sequence ATGAAAAAAACAGTACAATTCATGGCTTTCTTATCACTGATATTTGGCGTGACGTTAACGTCATGCGGTCCAGGCAAAAAATTAGTAAGTTCAAGAGTCAAAGTTGAAAATCTTCAAATAGACAGTGTTAATACACATAATCAACTAGATAAGTGCAATACATTAGTTAAAAACCTGAATGATGATAAAACTTCATTGCTAAACGATAAAACTTCATTGCAAAATGAAAATATGTCGGTTGCTTATGATTTAAAGGAACTATCTACACAATCGAAAATGACTATTGCCGATCAGGCGAGGCGATTAAAAAGCCTTCAGCTTATAATTCAGGCACAAAAAGATGTGATGTCGAAGCTAAAAAATTCGATCGCTGACGCGTTGATGAATTATCAAACCGACGAGCTTTCGATTTACATTAAAGATGGTAGCGTTTATGTCTCTCTTCAGGAAAAATTGCTATTTAAATCGGGCAGCGATGTAGTTGACCCTAAAGGAAAAGAAGCGCTGAAATCGTTGGCACAGGTTTTAAAAAATACAAATGATATATCCGTATTGATTGAAGGACATACCGACAATATTCCGATTAAGACTAAACTATTTCAGGATAATTGGGACTTGAGCACAGCAAGAGCCACGTCGATTGTACGTATTTTGACCACGGACAATGGCTTTGATCCAAATCGCATTACTGCAAGCGGTAAAAGCGAATTTCACCCGGTAAAAGCAAACGATACCGTTGAAGGCCGTGCCGGAAACCGCCGGACCGAAGTTATTTTATCGCCCGATCTGAAAGAACTGAATAAACTGCTGGATCAATAA